The following DNA comes from Hordeum vulgare subsp. vulgare chromosome 3H, MorexV3_pseudomolecules_assembly, whole genome shotgun sequence.
ccccttctgtcactgggtgaggacaccgcatggtatgaacccaaaaccatgcacttctcccattgcaataattgtagatcaagctggccaaacgaaacccacacctcgaagagaattacaaggatacaaaatcatgcatataagatatcagaagaaactcaaataatcttcatagataatctgatcataaatccacaattcatcgggtctcaacaaacacaccgcaaaagaagattacatcggatagatctccatgaagatcatggagaactttgtattgaagatccaagagagagaagaagccatctagctactagctatggacccgaagctctatggtgaactactcacgcatcatcggagaggcaatggtgttgatgaagaagccctccgtgtccgaatccccctccagcacggcatcagaacgtgccccagatgggatcttgcggaggcagaagcttgtggcggcggaaaagtattttcgtggctctctcctgtggtttcagatttttagggaatttataggcggaagaagtagggcaaaggagcctcgaggggcccacaagcctggtaggtaccccccaggcgtggctagggggcttgtggcctcccccgggaccctttgccttggttctcaagctccctgcgtatcttctgttacggaaaaaaaatctttccgacggttttattctgtttggacttcgtttaatattcttctctaaaaagggtcaaaaacacggaaaaaacaggaaccagCCATTGGCACtaatttaataggttagtcctaaaaagatataaaatgcatacaaaaaatccaaacttgacaagataatagcttggaaccatcaaaaattatagatacgctggagacgtatcagctacctTCAAGGGCATGCAGCTTGGTGAGGAACTGTGGTCCCGTCGACGACCCGAAGCTTCTTTGGTGGTGCTCGTGTGGGCCACTTTCGATGCGGAGGCAGcgggcccccgaggaggaggtacgtcaCCGTCAGTGGTGGAGCCACCTCCCGGCTACCAGGGGCAGTTGCCCGGGCTCATCCATGCATTCACGTTTGAGTAATTGCAGCAAATAAAGAgctaactaccaatttttaggagCAAACAAATGATAGACAGCAGCTCCATGTACTTTGCCCCAGCTCACCGGACGAGCTGGCTCCGCCACTAGtcgtcgtgtcagggaggaggacgagcacgtctgtcgctacatggaggcgttggacaTCAGGTTCTCTGATACCTAGAAGGTTCTTCAGGGGTGTCATCCGAGCTATCatcatgtgatggttccttctctttgggtgtccatcgcCCGCGCCTCAGTATAGCGACAACTCTTTGGTTGATCAGTTTGAtaatattcgagagatgtattagtgataatacttgagatgtattcgagattatattcaATAATATTTGATGAtgcattaagtggattattcgatgtattatcgatattatatatatgatgatcttgctagctaaagtgaatactaaattgttttatctttctTCTCGATTAGTTAAGCTATGGACGGTAGAGACAGAGACCATGATCAAGAGTATGTCTTGTTCGACATAATACGCTCCGGAAacaaagagaatgaagaagatgatggctTAGAATATCTTAACCCATCCGATGAGGGAATTGAGGAAGAATGACCAAGAGACGAAGGGGAACCAGATAATGATGGCGAAGAAATTTTTCCTGAATTAACGAAGTCCAATGAGGTATATATTTGGCCTCTAGTGATTATTAGATGTATTAAttgatatatatatgtgtgtgtgtgtgtgtgtgtgtgtgtgtataaacgaatcttttcttttagccctccacATCAAACAAATCTTCTACTAGCAGGGCAGTACGAGGCCCAGCCAAAAAGTTGCCCGAGGGCACAAGGTACAACATTGACGAGATAACATTAGGTTGGGAACCAAATGCTTCGAAAAAAATGTATGTGAATTTTTATGTCAATGCGGAGTTATTGTTAGGGACCAAATCCCGATCTCCATTCAAGAATGGCATAGGTCAAAGAAAGATCGAGAAGTTAGTTTTGTGGATGGAAGAGCAAAAAATATGCTTTGGGATACGCTCATGACACATTTCACCCTACCACAGCATCTCTGAGATGCACAACAGGAGAAAGTCAAGAAGTTTGCTCTTAAGAGGATGGTCGCACAATTCTACAACTGGAAGAAAAGGTTATCGTCCGACTTCGGCAAACAAGACAAGACTTCAGAATTCACTGAACGATACAAGAAGTTAAAAGATCATTGGGACTTATTGGTGGCATTCAAGCAATTAGAAGCGGTCAAGGAACGggcgagaataaataggaaaacttCTCAGAAAAAAGAGTGGCACCATTCTCTCGGGCCGGGTGGCTACAACAGTTGCATGCCTAATTGGGATGGATGTGAGCAAAAGATGATTGATGCAGGGGTCACTCCAAAAACATTGGCTTGGCCCGAAAGGTGCAGGAATTGGTTTATGGGCATGGTAGAAAGTTGGACCCCAAAGACAAGGGATATTCTGGAGTAGGCAAGTCTTAAAAATGCCTCTAATGCTATATTTGCTCCAATAGAAGATGCTCGAACGGGGGTGTTCcaacccgatagagagaacgacgagcttacaCGCGTCCTTAGGAATCCTGAACACCTAGGACGAACATGAGGCAAAGGCGTTGTTCAATAGGTTGAGGGGTTtaatgatcctttagcatggccgcGGACAAAGCACCGATCAAATGGCTGAGGGCGCACGCGACATTCTACGGCGGCGCCGATGCCTCGGACACCATGGGTGGAGCATGTGGGTATGGTAATCTGTACTCGGCGGGGTATGGCACGCGGACGGCGGCGCTGAGCACAGTGTTGTTCAATGACGATGCAGCGTGTGGGCAGTGCTACAAGATTGCGTGTGACCGCAAGCTCGCAGATCCGATGTGGTGCAAACCAGGCGTCTCAGTGACGGTGACGGCAACGAACTTCTGCCCGCCTAACAACGCGCTCCCGAACAACAAAGGTGGTTGGTGCAATCCCCCGAGGCCACACTTTGACATGGCGCAGCCGGCCTCGGAGAAGATCGACGTCTACAAAGGCGGCATCATCCCCGTCATGTACCATGGGTAAGCCGTAATCACACATGAGCTATTTTTTGTCCCTTTCACTCTTTCTCCAAGATAAAATTAGAGAAAGTTGATATAAAATATGTATTAATGTAGGGTCCCATGCGTGAAGAAGGGTGGGGTGCGGTTCAAGATTGAAGGTCACGATTACTTCAACCTAGTTACTGTGATGAACGTAGCAGCCGCCGGCTCAATCAAATCGATGGATGTCAAGAGCTCTGATTCAAACAATTGGATGACAATGTCCCGTAATTGGGGTGCCAACTGGCACTCTCTAGCAAATCTTACCGGAAAAATACTTTCATTCAGGCTGACTAACACAGATGGGCAAACACTTGAGTTTAACAATATTGTGCCCGGTGGATGGAAGTTCGGGCAAACATTTGCAAGAAAACAACAGTTCAAGTGATCATTCACAAGTGATTAATTTAGAATATGATTGGTTCATGAATGTACCATCATACGTGCATTCTAGCATTGTTGAATTCAATTTATTTGTGTCATGGTGCTCAATTACATTAATTTTATGTGGTTATTGTATATACACTACATCAATTCATTGATAAAATCATGCAACATCCTTGTATGTGATTAATTTCTTCTGTGTTTCCATAGTTGTATAAGTTTGGATGGTGTACACAAAGTATGACTGATTCTATCAAGTTTCATCTAATGCTATTTCGTATACTTGTGGAAACCAACATTTAACAATATAAAGCAAAATGGTTGCGTGCTTGATAATGATGCAGAGGTTGTGGTGAACCTACTTTCCAAGAAACAATATAACGTGATGGATAGGAGCTTCAGTTAGTAGATATTTAACACAACAGGGTACTTATACTTGTGAATGTGATCGGTCGATTTTTTTTATGAAAAGGAAGacaaccactagtagaaaaagggcatttagtcgcggttcggttggaccattagtcccggttcgcgagCCGGGACTAATCAACCGGGACTATTGCTAGCCCCGGTTgggccccgaaccggggctaatggccttccacgtggcggggctcggagcgaggggggaggggtattagtcccggttcgtattacgaaccgagGTTGTTTCTTCGCTGTTTTTTTagcaatttttgggtttaggattttgcactaaattggatgcggCTATTTTGTTGCCCCCTATTTTccaatttatttgttttgggcattttctgatttttgttttgcactaaattgaatGGTACATACAtagcaataaaggaacaactatattgcacatcgtcaccatttatgcaatactagagcatacttaattaggaaagtctcatgatacacataaagtaaaacagagaaacatcataatagtcatcatatgcatgcatcctaatcgatcatgtcaaattaatataaaccagaataacttgtctctcataagacctagtccttgctgttaggtataatgtcataaaacagaagaaGACCTATGTCTTcatgatgaagcacagagatccaacggtctccaacttatGGCTTGCGatctttctttatttctttccATGCTTCAAGTTGGAGCCTTTTTTACtttgatttgaggttactcgagtatggagcatcgaactcagccctcagcgggcttttaattttcatatgaccttctgggtgcatcaacagaggcactacatcatggggcagttgctgttgaagaacataataataacctagttagcaatgtaattaacaccatttatgcaatagtacactagtagaaaaagggtctttcggccgagggcccaaagaccattagtcccggttcaaatgaaaaccggtttgccggggcattggtcccggttcgtttcACCTGATTAGTCTCGGTTCAgggaaaaaccgggactaaagatccagcgactgccacgtggcgtgccgcggagcattagtcccggtttatggaaagaaccgggactaaagggtaggctattagtctcggttttagacaaaaaccggtACTAAAGTTCTGCCAATATATACCGTCGCCCCTGCCcatcctctcctctgttttttggctgttcaagtgtgcccatgccatgcccttgccactctagttcatgcacatgacgtgttcgatgaaatgcccgagccacactacttaagctttctcctctccaaactcgacctccaaagtccattttcctcaatatttgtctaggtttgtccGTGCACGAActacacaagtgttttaaaaggttaactACTTCATCACTTCATGTGTCACTTCTAGTttcactacaccacgacactgcATTCCCTACAGACGGGTGTTGGGAAAAGTTAGTATCACCGATCGGCTGTCGGTCGGGAAAACTTGTGACAAACAGTCGATTGGGAAATCATGCTAACAGTAATAAACAGTCGGTCGGCAATGACAGAATATTTCCTGTCAAATGGTCGGTCGGGAAAGCTCATGTGCCCATCGGTTCGTCGGTCGGTAAATAATCCCGACCAACAGTTGGATAATAAATGGGCCTCGCGCGTGAATAGCCAAATTTTAGCGCCAATTCTGGCCCAACGCGCGGTATTTTTTTCCCCAAATGACCTTATCTTCTCCAACCAAAAACCTTATCCTCCCAATGCCCCGTTCTTGCGGTCAGTCTTCCTCCGCGCCGCCCATCGCCGTCCCGTGCCGCCCAGCACCGTCCCCCACCGCCCCGTGTCTCCCCCGCTGCCCCGCGTCGCCCCCGTCGCCACGCATCTCCCCCGCCTCCCCGCGACGCCCCCGTCGCCCTGCGTCTCCCCCGCCGCCCCGCGTAGCCCCCGTTGCCCGGTGTCTCCCCCGCCGCCCCGGGTCGCCCCACTGCCCTGCATCGCCCCGCCGCCCCGCGCTGCCCAGCACCGTCCCCCGCCGCCCCGCGTCGCCCAGGTTCGCCCCCCACTGCCCTGCGTCGCCCCGCCACCCCGCGCCGTCCCTCACCATCCGGCACCACCCAGCACCGTCCCCTGTCGCCCCGCGCTGTCCCTCGTCGCCCCGCGCTGTCCTGCGCCGTCCGTCCTTGGACCCGCTGGCCCCGCCTTTGTAGTGCAGTGAGGAACTTGACACCTAGTGGATTTAATGCTGGTTAAGTTCTGTCAAATTTTCCTATTTTGGGATGTGTTGGTGCTGTCATGGTTTCTCTCATAGGATGAAATGTAATACACACACTTAATCAAAATTATGTTGCTTTTGAGGCTACACAAAAGGATTGTAATGCTAACTTCCGATGTGTGAATTTTCCTATTTTGAGATTTTTGGGTTGAGGTATGGATTATTTTTCAAACTTTCTCACATTTAGCATATCCTAATGGATGTTGCGCATGAACATAAATTGAAGGTTTTGCTTAGGCTTTAGTTAGCATTGTAGAATTCTTGCAAACATAGGAgtatgttcaatcttcatgctctGAACCAGGTGAGAGTGAGGCTGGAGCTTTGTTACTCTTTCCGGCCAACAATAAGGTATCGTTTACTTTCTCTCTCCCCGCAACCAATCCATCCTTGTTCTTACACCTCCTCCTTATTACTTGTTGTAGGCTGCAAGTGTTTGTTAGGATGATATAGCATCACTCGTGGTTGTAtagatatactccctccattcttaaatataagtatttctaGAAATTCCATCAAAAACTACATGCGGATGTATAcgtacatattttagagtgtaggttCATTCATTTTTCTCCGTACGTAGTCCATAAtggaatatctaaaaagacttatattttggaacggagggagtatgttgtaTTTCTGTATTTTTGTGAAGTAGTTCTGTAATACATGCAGATTAGGCTTATATTAACTTGCAACTTTTTTTCTCTATAATTTTCTATGATAATATATGTTGTATGAGTAATATGACATAAGAGCCATTGGACCTAGCTTTACATTGTAAGCTGGCCCTGTAGTACACGCCAGTACGGATGAGAAGTATCATACAAGTGTTCATGCAGAAGCTAGCTAGCAGCCAATAGTACCACAGTAGCAGTTTACTTTTTTATCTCTAATTTTGGCACATTTATTCTGTAAAACTTTAGTTCACTTTCTAGAAACAATATTAGATACGTATGCTAGCAGTTTCTAATTTACAATCATTCTTCTACATGTTTTACAGTTATTAGATAGTATTTTCCCTTATCATTTTAGCCTTTGTATACATGAATGTTTCTATATAATACTTGAGTATTTTTCTGAATTATACATTATTTGATTTTATATACTACTGAAGTTAGTTTTAGTTCCAGATGCTGGACAGAGAAGTGCAAAGGTCAAAGAGGACTAGCTTGCTGTTCTGAGTCTAGTTGTTTTTCTTATCTGCAAAATTTCCTTGTGTGTTTTGAGTTGTTCTTACTATCCATCTCCAACTCCACCAGTTTCATTTGCATTTTCCTGATGCCACACTCAGGATGGATAGTCATTTTTTTTATCTTACCACGTAACCTTAATAATGTGTGTTTTAGTGTATCATGCAGAATTGCAGGGCCTCTACCAACTTGTGAAGGTAACTTGAGTATAGCTATACACAAAAACATGTTTCCTGAGCTGACATGTGAACGTAACTTGACCCATCATGTTTATTTTGTGAAATTTAAAGTCAAAATAAGGGATGTATTTACCAGCTAGTCAATCTCCTTTCATGAAGAACAGTATAAAAAACTCTATGCTTAGCACACATGTTACTTAAGTTGTCTTAGTAAGATCTACAAATTTGTATAATAAGTCTGCACAAGTGTAGTCCTTGAAAATCAAATTAAATAGCTAGATAAGCATTTCTCATTAGTTGT
Coding sequences within:
- the LOC123439696 gene encoding expansin-A24-like produces the protein MAADKAPIKWLRAHATFYGGADASDTMGGACGYGNLYSAGYGTRTAALSTVLFNDDAACGQCYKIACDRKLADPMWCKPGVSVTVTATNFCPPNNALPNNKGGWCNPPRPHFDMAQPASEKIDVYKGGIIPVMYHGVPCVKKGGVRFKIEGHDYFNLVTVMNVAAAGSIKSMDVKSSDSNNWMTMSRNWGANWHSLANLTGKILSFRLTNTDGQTLEFNNIVPGGWKFGQTFARKQQFK